The genomic interval ATGCACATGGCGGCCCCGTGCCCCATGTGGCTCAAGGACGCGTGGATCGACTGGCTCGGGGCCGCCCGCGTCCTCGAGCTCTACGGGGGCACCGAGGCGCAGTCCTTCACGGTGATCTCCGGGGAGGAGTGGCTCGAGCGCCGCGGCTCCGTCGGCCGCCCCGTCTTCGGCGAGATGCGGGTGCTGGATGCCGAGGGTCGCCCGCTCCCGCCCGGGGAGGTCGGGGAGATCTGGATGCGCCGCGGCGCCGACGCCCCGCCCTCCTACCGCTACATCGGCGCCCGGGCCAAGGCGCGGCCGGACGGCTGGGAGTCGCTGGGGGACTTGGGACGGATCGACGCCGATGGTTACGTGTACCTGAGCGACCGAGAGACCGACATGATCCTGGTGGGCGGCTCCAACGTGTATCCCGCCGAGGTCGAGGCCGCGCTGGACGAGCATCCGGCGGTGGCCTCCTCCTGCGTGATCGGGCTGCCCGACGACGAGTACGGCAACGCGGTGCACGCGATCGTGCAGTCGCGGGAGCCGCTCGCCCCGCACGATCTGGAGCGGTTCCTGAGCGAGCGGCTCGCCAAGTACAAGCGGCCGCGGACCTACGAGTTCGTCGCGGTCCCGCTCCGGGGCGACGACGGCAAAGTGCGCCGCACCGCGCTACGCGCCGAGCGGCTGGCGCGGGTGGGGACCGGCGCGAGGCTAGCGTGACCGAACAGCGCGGTACCTTTGGTATGTTCGAGATGCCATGAGGACGCGGGCGCTCCGGACGGGGGAGTACGCGTGAGGACGGGCCGGCTATCCCGGAAGTACACGGTGGCGCTGGTGGTGCTCGTCACCGCCGCGCTCGTGGCCTCCGGCGCCGTCCAGCTCTATTCCTCCTACAACGAGAACAAGGCCGCCCTCGTCGCCCTGCAG from Candidatus Methylomirabilota bacterium carries:
- a CDS encoding AMP-binding protein, yielding MHMAAPCPMWLKDAWIDWLGAARVLELYGGTEAQSFTVISGEEWLERRGSVGRPVFGEMRVLDAEGRPLPPGEVGEIWMRRGADAPPSYRYIGARAKARPDGWESLGDLGRIDADGYVYLSDRETDMILVGGSNVYPAEVEAALDEHPAVASSCVIGLPDDEYGNAVHAIVQSREPLAPHDLERFLSERLAKYKRPRTYEFVAVPLRGDDGKVRRTALRAERLARVGTGARLA